Proteins co-encoded in one Dreissena polymorpha isolate Duluth1 chromosome 12, UMN_Dpol_1.0, whole genome shotgun sequence genomic window:
- the LOC127854068 gene encoding uncharacterized protein KIAA1958-like, producing MGNRPREAHPLSDTDIDLLWEKGILGTESPKALLNTVWLNNCLHFGLRGTTEQYNLRWGDVRLRVDSNGVEYLELNERQTKTRTGENIADIRKVSPKMFGTSGPRNPVLIYKLYSNMRPSDFSSDQHPFYLATRTIDTASQWFLRQQLGVNKLGQMLKAMAKDAGFPEHKGITNHSVRKFLVQKLRNANIPPTEIMAITGHKNVQSITNYSTISVEQQQKCSNILAQSSKCNKQTASSCSPSCTETMVEMQPTQPLSTVEQVDLDFRPTQSLHQQMSFSRSNNFASQFFGATFHIQNFNVNN from the exons ATGGGAAACCGTCCTAGGGAGGCCCATCCGCTGAGTGATACCGACATCGATCTGCTCTGGGAGAAGGGGATCCTTGGCACGGAGTCTCCGAAAGCCTTGTTAAATACAGTCTGGTTGAACAACTGCCTTCATTTTGGCTTGCGAGGTACAacggagcaatacaatttgcg gtggggagacgtccgcctccgtgtagactcgaatggtgtcgagtatctcgagttaaacgagcggcaaacgaaaacgcgcacaggagagaacatcgctgacataagaaaagtgtctcccaagatgttcggcacttctggaccaagaaatcccgtgttaatttacaagctgtactcgaatatgcgtccatctgatttttcttcagatcagcaccctttctacctggcaacacgcacaattgacactgcatcccagtggttcttgcgtcaacaattgggtgtcaacaagctgggtcagatgctgaaggccatggcaaaagacgccggctttcccgagcacaagggaataaccaaccactcagttcgcaaattcctggtccaaaaacttcgaaatgcaaacattccacccactgaaatcatggccataacagggcacaaaaatgtccagtccataaccaattattccaccatatctgttgaacagcagcaaaagtgttccaacattcttgctcagtccagtaaatgtaacaaacaaacagcttcctcttgttcaccttcatgcactgaaactatggtcgaaatgcagcctacacaaccactgtctaccgttgaacaagttgatcttgattttcgtcccacccagtcacttcaccagcaaatgtctttctctcgttcgaacaactttgcctcacaattctttggtgccactttccacattcaaaattttaatgtgaataattag